Proteins from one Syngnathus scovelli strain Florida chromosome 17, RoL_Ssco_1.2, whole genome shotgun sequence genomic window:
- the LOC125984489 gene encoding 5'-AMP-activated protein kinase subunit gamma-1 isoform X1, whose amino-acid sequence MGSTLMESSKGGSKKLPKRRRSLRINVPDFSPFASPQLEKGCSPRSPNTGERRIRSAGPSMGEPASSPVPCPGKSNSGSPKNVFPSSCYQSSPVKSPRRLSFSGIFRSSSGSSPGSIKIFSRARRASGFSSPTQASSQPVFTQQVGPSPERLGEGSRPRSVSTPLDTGQRLGLPFAKPPKPSSPVPVYSTSQQVSGLFEGMLEKLELDDDAAEPESDIYMRFMKSHKCYDIVPTSSKLVVFDTALQVKKAFFALVANGVRAAPLWDTEKQSFVGMLTITDFIIILHRYYKSPMVQIYELEEHKLETWREVYLQATFKPLVNISPDASLFDAVYTLIKNKIHRLPVIDPVTGNALYILTHKRILKFLQLFMREMPKPAFMKQTLGELGIGTYQDIAFIHPKTPIIKALNIFVERRVSALPVVDESGKVVDIYSKFDVINLAAEKTYNNLDITVTQALKHRSQYFEGVMKCHKMETMETIVDRIVKAEVHRLVVVDERSSIEGIVSLSDILQALVLSPADRCKDVNLND is encoded by the exons ATGGGGAGTACGTTGATGGAGTCAAGCAAGGGAGGCTCCAAGAAGCTGcccaagaggaggagaagtctGCGCATTAACGTGCCC GACTTCTCGCCATTTGCTTCTCCTCAGTTGGAAAAGGGTTGCTCACCTAGAAGCCCAAACACG GGGGAGCGTCGCATCCGTTCAGCCGGACCTTCCATGGGGGAGCCGGCCAGCAGCCCGGTACCGTGTCCGGGGAAGTCCAACTCGGGTTCCCCAAAGAACGTCTTCCCTTCTTCCTGTTATCAGTCGTCCCCGGTCAAATCCCCGCGCCGCCTCAGCTTCAGTGGCATTTTTCGCTCCTCATCCGGCAGTAGCCCTGGAAGCATCAAGATATTCTCCAGAGCCCGCAGAG cttccgGATTCTCCTCCCCGACGCAGGCCTCCAGCCAGCCTGTGTTCACCCAGCAGGTGGGCCCCAGCCCGGAACGCCTGGGGGAAGGCTCCCGTCCGCGCTCCGTGTCCACACCTCTGGACACGGGACAACGCCTCGGCCTTCCCTTCGCCAAACCCCCGAAACCTTCCAGTCCCGTGCCGGTGTACTCTACCTCACAACAA GTGTCCGGTTTATTCGAAGGCATGTTGGAGAAACTTGAACTAGACGACGATG CTGCTGAGCCTGAGAGTGATATTTACATGCGCTTTATGAAATCACACAAGTGCTACGACATTGTGCCAACCAGCTCCAAGCTGGTGGTGTTCGACACAGCTCTCCAA GTTAAGAAAGCCTTCTTTGCCTTGGTTGCAAACGGCGTGCGAGCAGCTCCACTCTGGGACACAGAGAAGCAAAGCTTTGTAG GCATGCTGACAATCACAGACTTCATCATCATCCTTCACAGATACTACAAGTCACCAATG GTGCAAATTTATGAGTTGGAAGAACATAAGCTTGAGACGTGGAGAG AGGTTTACCTTCAAGCAACGTTCAAACCTCTTGTCAACATATCGCCTGATGCAAG CCTTTTCGACGCCGTGTACACGCTCATCAAAAACAAAATTCACCGCCTGCCTGTCATCGACCCCGTCACCGGGAACGCACTTTATATTCTCACGCACAAGAGGATCCTCAAGTTCCTTCAGCTATTT ATGCGTGAGATGCCAAAGCCAGCTTTCATGAAGCAGACACTGGGGGAGTTGGGCATCGGCACATACCAGGACATTGCCTTCATCCACCCCAAAACGCCCATCATCAAAGCTCTCAACATCTTTGTCGAGAGGAGAGTGTCTGCTTTGCCCGTGGTCGATGAGTCAG GCAAAGTTGTGGACATCTACTCCAAGTTTGACGTCATT AACCTGGCAGCCGAGAAGACGTATAACAACCTGGACATCACGGTCACCCAGGCCCTCAAGCATCGCTCGCAGTACTTCGAAGGTGTCATGAAGTGCCATAAAATGGAAACAATGGAGACTATTGTGGACAGAATTGTCAAAGCggaa GTACATCGGTTGGTGGTGGTGGATGAGCGTTCCAGCATCGAGGGCATCGTCTCCCTGTCGGACATCCTCCAGGCCCTGGTGCTCAGTCCAGCAG ACAGATGCAAGGACGTGAACCTGAACGACTGA
- the LOC125984489 gene encoding 5'-AMP-activated protein kinase subunit gamma-1 isoform X3 codes for MKRFGSLRKSKKRKEQDALAARQQSEASCLAASGFSSPTQASSQPVFTQQVGPSPERLGEGSRPRSVSTPLDTGQRLGLPFAKPPKPSSPVPVYSTSQQVSGLFEGMLEKLELDDDAAEPESDIYMRFMKSHKCYDIVPTSSKLVVFDTALQVKKAFFALVANGVRAAPLWDTEKQSFVGMLTITDFIIILHRYYKSPMVQIYELEEHKLETWREVYLQATFKPLVNISPDASLFDAVYTLIKNKIHRLPVIDPVTGNALYILTHKRILKFLQLFMREMPKPAFMKQTLGELGIGTYQDIAFIHPKTPIIKALNIFVERRVSALPVVDESGKVVDIYSKFDVINLAAEKTYNNLDITVTQALKHRSQYFEGVMKCHKMETMETIVDRIVKAEVHRLVVVDERSSIEGIVSLSDILQALVLSPADRCKDVNLND; via the exons ATGAAGAGGTTTGGCAGCTTGAGGAAGAGCAAGAAACGCAAGGAGCAAGATGCGCTGGCAGCGAGGCAGCAGTCGGAAGCGTCCTGCCTGGCGG cttccgGATTCTCCTCCCCGACGCAGGCCTCCAGCCAGCCTGTGTTCACCCAGCAGGTGGGCCCCAGCCCGGAACGCCTGGGGGAAGGCTCCCGTCCGCGCTCCGTGTCCACACCTCTGGACACGGGACAACGCCTCGGCCTTCCCTTCGCCAAACCCCCGAAACCTTCCAGTCCCGTGCCGGTGTACTCTACCTCACAACAA GTGTCCGGTTTATTCGAAGGCATGTTGGAGAAACTTGAACTAGACGACGATG CTGCTGAGCCTGAGAGTGATATTTACATGCGCTTTATGAAATCACACAAGTGCTACGACATTGTGCCAACCAGCTCCAAGCTGGTGGTGTTCGACACAGCTCTCCAA GTTAAGAAAGCCTTCTTTGCCTTGGTTGCAAACGGCGTGCGAGCAGCTCCACTCTGGGACACAGAGAAGCAAAGCTTTGTAG GCATGCTGACAATCACAGACTTCATCATCATCCTTCACAGATACTACAAGTCACCAATG GTGCAAATTTATGAGTTGGAAGAACATAAGCTTGAGACGTGGAGAG AGGTTTACCTTCAAGCAACGTTCAAACCTCTTGTCAACATATCGCCTGATGCAAG CCTTTTCGACGCCGTGTACACGCTCATCAAAAACAAAATTCACCGCCTGCCTGTCATCGACCCCGTCACCGGGAACGCACTTTATATTCTCACGCACAAGAGGATCCTCAAGTTCCTTCAGCTATTT ATGCGTGAGATGCCAAAGCCAGCTTTCATGAAGCAGACACTGGGGGAGTTGGGCATCGGCACATACCAGGACATTGCCTTCATCCACCCCAAAACGCCCATCATCAAAGCTCTCAACATCTTTGTCGAGAGGAGAGTGTCTGCTTTGCCCGTGGTCGATGAGTCAG GCAAAGTTGTGGACATCTACTCCAAGTTTGACGTCATT AACCTGGCAGCCGAGAAGACGTATAACAACCTGGACATCACGGTCACCCAGGCCCTCAAGCATCGCTCGCAGTACTTCGAAGGTGTCATGAAGTGCCATAAAATGGAAACAATGGAGACTATTGTGGACAGAATTGTCAAAGCggaa GTACATCGGTTGGTGGTGGTGGATGAGCGTTCCAGCATCGAGGGCATCGTCTCCCTGTCGGACATCCTCCAGGCCCTGGTGCTCAGTCCAGCAG ACAGATGCAAGGACGTGAACCTGAACGACTGA
- the LOC125984489 gene encoding 5'-AMP-activated protein kinase subunit gamma-1 isoform X2 yields the protein MGSTLMESSKGGSKKLPKRRRSLRINVPDFSPFASPQLEKGCSPRSPNTGERRIRSAGPSMGEPASSPVPCPGKSNSGSPKNVFPSSCYQSSPVKSPRRLSFSGIFRSSSGSSPGSIKIFSRARRASGFSSPTQASSQPVFTQQVGPSPERLGEGSRPRSVSTPLDTGQRLGLPFAKPPKPSSPVPVYSTSQQVSGLFEGMLEKLELDDDAAEPESDIYMRFMKSHKCYDIVPTSSKLVVFDTALQVKKAFFALVANGVRAAPLWDTEKQSFVGMLTITDFIIILHRYYKSPMVQIYELEEHKLETWREVYLQATFKPLVNISPDASLFDAVYTLIKNKIHRLPVIDPVTGNALYILTHKRILKFLQLFMREMPKPAFMKQTLGELGIGTYQDIAFIHPKTPIIKALNIFVERRVSALPVVDESGKVVDIYSKFDVINLAAEKTYNNLDITVTQALKHRSQYFEGVMKCHKMETMETIVDRIVKAEVHRLVVVDERSSIEGIVSLSDILQALVLSPADART from the exons ATGGGGAGTACGTTGATGGAGTCAAGCAAGGGAGGCTCCAAGAAGCTGcccaagaggaggagaagtctGCGCATTAACGTGCCC GACTTCTCGCCATTTGCTTCTCCTCAGTTGGAAAAGGGTTGCTCACCTAGAAGCCCAAACACG GGGGAGCGTCGCATCCGTTCAGCCGGACCTTCCATGGGGGAGCCGGCCAGCAGCCCGGTACCGTGTCCGGGGAAGTCCAACTCGGGTTCCCCAAAGAACGTCTTCCCTTCTTCCTGTTATCAGTCGTCCCCGGTCAAATCCCCGCGCCGCCTCAGCTTCAGTGGCATTTTTCGCTCCTCATCCGGCAGTAGCCCTGGAAGCATCAAGATATTCTCCAGAGCCCGCAGAG cttccgGATTCTCCTCCCCGACGCAGGCCTCCAGCCAGCCTGTGTTCACCCAGCAGGTGGGCCCCAGCCCGGAACGCCTGGGGGAAGGCTCCCGTCCGCGCTCCGTGTCCACACCTCTGGACACGGGACAACGCCTCGGCCTTCCCTTCGCCAAACCCCCGAAACCTTCCAGTCCCGTGCCGGTGTACTCTACCTCACAACAA GTGTCCGGTTTATTCGAAGGCATGTTGGAGAAACTTGAACTAGACGACGATG CTGCTGAGCCTGAGAGTGATATTTACATGCGCTTTATGAAATCACACAAGTGCTACGACATTGTGCCAACCAGCTCCAAGCTGGTGGTGTTCGACACAGCTCTCCAA GTTAAGAAAGCCTTCTTTGCCTTGGTTGCAAACGGCGTGCGAGCAGCTCCACTCTGGGACACAGAGAAGCAAAGCTTTGTAG GCATGCTGACAATCACAGACTTCATCATCATCCTTCACAGATACTACAAGTCACCAATG GTGCAAATTTATGAGTTGGAAGAACATAAGCTTGAGACGTGGAGAG AGGTTTACCTTCAAGCAACGTTCAAACCTCTTGTCAACATATCGCCTGATGCAAG CCTTTTCGACGCCGTGTACACGCTCATCAAAAACAAAATTCACCGCCTGCCTGTCATCGACCCCGTCACCGGGAACGCACTTTATATTCTCACGCACAAGAGGATCCTCAAGTTCCTTCAGCTATTT ATGCGTGAGATGCCAAAGCCAGCTTTCATGAAGCAGACACTGGGGGAGTTGGGCATCGGCACATACCAGGACATTGCCTTCATCCACCCCAAAACGCCCATCATCAAAGCTCTCAACATCTTTGTCGAGAGGAGAGTGTCTGCTTTGCCCGTGGTCGATGAGTCAG GCAAAGTTGTGGACATCTACTCCAAGTTTGACGTCATT AACCTGGCAGCCGAGAAGACGTATAACAACCTGGACATCACGGTCACCCAGGCCCTCAAGCATCGCTCGCAGTACTTCGAAGGTGTCATGAAGTGCCATAAAATGGAAACAATGGAGACTATTGTGGACAGAATTGTCAAAGCggaa GTACATCGGTTGGTGGTGGTGGATGAGCGTTCCAGCATCGAGGGCATCGTCTCCCTGTCGGACATCCTCCAGGCCCTGGTGCTCAGTCCAGCAG ATGCAAGGACGTGA
- the LOC125984489 gene encoding 5'-AMP-activated protein kinase subunit gamma-2 isoform X4, producing MLEKLELDDDAAEPESDIYMRFMKSHKCYDIVPTSSKLVVFDTALQVKKAFFALVANGVRAAPLWDTEKQSFVGMLTITDFIIILHRYYKSPMVQIYELEEHKLETWREVYLQATFKPLVNISPDASLFDAVYTLIKNKIHRLPVIDPVTGNALYILTHKRILKFLQLFMREMPKPAFMKQTLGELGIGTYQDIAFIHPKTPIIKALNIFVERRVSALPVVDESGKVVDIYSKFDVINLAAEKTYNNLDITVTQALKHRSQYFEGVMKCHKMETMETIVDRIVKAEVHRLVVVDERSSIEGIVSLSDILQALVLSPADRCKDVNLND from the exons ATGTTGGAGAAACTTGAACTAGACGACGATG CTGCTGAGCCTGAGAGTGATATTTACATGCGCTTTATGAAATCACACAAGTGCTACGACATTGTGCCAACCAGCTCCAAGCTGGTGGTGTTCGACACAGCTCTCCAA GTTAAGAAAGCCTTCTTTGCCTTGGTTGCAAACGGCGTGCGAGCAGCTCCACTCTGGGACACAGAGAAGCAAAGCTTTGTAG GCATGCTGACAATCACAGACTTCATCATCATCCTTCACAGATACTACAAGTCACCAATG GTGCAAATTTATGAGTTGGAAGAACATAAGCTTGAGACGTGGAGAG AGGTTTACCTTCAAGCAACGTTCAAACCTCTTGTCAACATATCGCCTGATGCAAG CCTTTTCGACGCCGTGTACACGCTCATCAAAAACAAAATTCACCGCCTGCCTGTCATCGACCCCGTCACCGGGAACGCACTTTATATTCTCACGCACAAGAGGATCCTCAAGTTCCTTCAGCTATTT ATGCGTGAGATGCCAAAGCCAGCTTTCATGAAGCAGACACTGGGGGAGTTGGGCATCGGCACATACCAGGACATTGCCTTCATCCACCCCAAAACGCCCATCATCAAAGCTCTCAACATCTTTGTCGAGAGGAGAGTGTCTGCTTTGCCCGTGGTCGATGAGTCAG GCAAAGTTGTGGACATCTACTCCAAGTTTGACGTCATT AACCTGGCAGCCGAGAAGACGTATAACAACCTGGACATCACGGTCACCCAGGCCCTCAAGCATCGCTCGCAGTACTTCGAAGGTGTCATGAAGTGCCATAAAATGGAAACAATGGAGACTATTGTGGACAGAATTGTCAAAGCggaa GTACATCGGTTGGTGGTGGTGGATGAGCGTTCCAGCATCGAGGGCATCGTCTCCCTGTCGGACATCCTCCAGGCCCTGGTGCTCAGTCCAGCAG ACAGATGCAAGGACGTGAACCTGAACGACTGA